GTCTGGCTGAGGGCGTCAAACTCCGCGAAGTGCATGTAGACGTAGTAGACGACTCCGGTGTCCGCTCGGACGTAGAACTTCAAATAAGTGTCATCTGCCGGCGTCACGGCGGTGGCCATTACAACAGCAGGCACTTGgaaggcatcgcctgggctcgtcTGAATCGGCAGCGAGGAATTTATGTCGGCCCATACAGTTGGTGTAATGTAGAGCTGCCAGATGCGATCATAGGCATCATCGGGATACCTATATGTTTGCAAACACAAACAGTTCACTAAgaacataaataatatatatacatctgACTCGAGCAATCCAACGATACACGCcttgagagagatagagagggatAAGTCAGCTAACAGAGAGAGCTACGGCTAATTCTGAAGAACGAGGAGGACCAAAGGAGAGACGAGGCAAAATAACCTTAGAGACTCTTTATTAGAAAGGACTTGAAGATCAAGCGCCCAAATAACTAAGGTCATAGTTTCTTATAAGATTTCATTGccttaatttaattatatatgttCCTCATAGAACAATCAGGAGCTTACCTTATGTCTTGAGCAGCATCTCCCGTATTAACCCTAGCGTATAGCACCAGGGAGTTGGTCTGATTTACATCTTTGTAAACATCTGTGCTACCAATATGTCTCAACTCAAGCGCAGAAATAAAAGGAGTACCAGAATTAATGTTGACCAAACACACCGAGAAAGAAATGTCCTGAGCAACAGTGATAATCTCCCTCCATATTGGATCCGATGGCTCAGTAATATTCACTAGTTGCCAAAAGTTCATTCCAAGATGGAGTTCGAATGCAACCGAGGTCAGTCCATCATAATTGCCATGAAAGAACAAACCTCGGATCAGGTATTTATCTCCTTGGATTATTCCGTCGATGGTGTAGCAATTGCGATCTCCATCTGGGAAGGCTCGAAGCGTCTCGGCCTGCACTGGAATAGCTGTTTCTAAGGACGTCTTGTTGATTTTGTAGTTTACCCCCGAGTCGATATATTCCGCGTCTGGTTCGTATGTGATTCCCGTGACGGTATCATTGTAACTCGTAGATCCATCCATGCCACAGTCTATGCTCACAAAACCTGTAGAAAGAATAATACAGAAATATTAAGATGATTTACCTATAAAAGTCTACTGTGCTTTGATGTAAAGTTGGGAGGATGGGAACACTTGCTGCTCACCTTGTTGGGCATTAACCTGCAGAGCTACCGCCAAGAAACCTAGAAAAATAAGAGACCTCATCTTGTGTACTGGCTTGCAGGAGTAACCAGCCATGGTTCGAGCTGTGTCTACTTATAGATAGGGTGACTCACTTGCTGCGAAACTTCTGATGTATAAACATCAGAATGCGACTGCCACAAAAACATGAGAGTGCAAGCACAGGCTACCGTTCAAAGAAAGAGAACCCGTCAACAGTCTCTCCAACCACCCCCACCCATGATTAAGAAACGTCCTTCTTTCCACCTGAAgagcttgatgatatcttgcttttGTAGCGCCCTGTAACAGTGCGTTAAATGGCACCAAATGAGTGCTTTCGAGTGGCGTACTTCTCTATACTTCTCATTGTTTGTTCCGACTTAAAACTTCGATCATACTGATATAAGCATCCTTGTTTCTCTTCCAAGTTGGAAGATCCATCGACCGGAGACACCATGTGATTGATAGAATGTAGGAATTAGGACATCTTTCCTTTTTTTCAAGAACCAAGAGGATATCTCAGCATAGAGAATTTACTGTATTCATGAGCTATACATTATATCAGTGCAAGAGTAACCAAAATCCAGAACCATGGAATTGATCAACAACTTTGATTCAGTATGCTATATTTCTTTTATTGGAATTTAATTCCAAAGCTTGAATATACTGCCGTTTCAAGCTTTCAACTACACATGACTATTGGCTTTATAATTTACTTTTAACTTTTTTAATCTGACTTTTGTCAGAAAATATTTTCTCTGGTAGAGACTAATAATACTTATTTGATTCAGTAAATGAATTGAGGATGGCTTATAGAAATCAATATTTTTGTTAGTCGTTGTAGTTATTAGACGATCTTGTATACCATTCGCCTCTCACTAGGGATTCGCGTATATAATTTCCTCTTAATTTGGGTGTATGATGACAAGATCATTAAGATGAGAAGGATGGAGGAAGAAGACATTTCATGTGATCATACAGAAAAGATGTTTGATAATtatgtgcaaaaaaaaaaaattatttaataatatctTCAAaagagtcatatatatatatatatatatatatatatatatatatatatatatatatatatatatatatatatatatatatatatatatatatatatatatatatatatataccattacTGGTGGACGATAGATACCATTACTGGGCTGCTAGTTTAGTCCACGGTGAAAACTATTCAACACTAATTTGGAAATTGGGTGTCGTAGAGAGATCGGGGCTTTTCCACCACATTTACACGATCAAAATCTAAATTTGGAGTCTCCTAGTTGACTCATATGATATTCCAAGATTTATGAATAGATCGTGTTAGGACATTATAAAATATCATCCTCAGAAGAGATATGATTTCAAAAAAGATGAGAAAGACACTCCGTCATTTTATTTAGAAGATATGTATTCACTGAAAAACCAACAAAGAAAAATACTACTCTAAATCATTATCATTTACCTGATCTTTGAAACAGTGGCTTTTTCCACAGCTTTATATCCATGTCAATCTTTATGGGAGGATATAGAGATTTAATCGGGGCTTTCAAATATTTGTAATAatacttttagaaaaaaaataaatctaaaaatttaaTGATCTAATGCGGAGCAAGCCCAATAAATTTATGCAGTTATAACAATtcctattattatttttagtataATTATCAGACATTAAATGCATCATCAATCAATGACTCATCGTTCCAAGGGACTAATTTCATCACTGTAAAACGAAAAAACTTGTGGGGGTTTATTGACTATAAAAgaatataaatagaaatatactcaaaatcactaTCATTGACTTGACCCACTTACTTTGACTATTCTATGAAAaaataatcaaagaaaaaaaaaccacTTAAATCACTATCATGTACTTAATGTTTGAAAGAAGTCAAGAAATTTATCAACAAAAGACATCACTTTAatgaattttgataaatatttaaaatatcacaCATATTGCTAGAAATGATATATGGAGTGGTTGTTTCCATAGCTTACATCCACATCAATCATTAACCAAAGGATGTAAAGATTTAGATAGAATTTGAAATAGTCATAGCGTGTTCGTGTAAAAGGGGAAAATTTATGAAGGTTCATTGACTATagaaaaatataaagagaaatatactcaaaatcactaTCATTAACTTGACCCACTTACTTTGTCTATTCTACGAAAGAATATACTTAATGTTCGAAAGAAGTCAAGAAATTTACCAACAAAAACATCactttaatgatttttgataaatatttaaaatatcacaCGTTGTTTTCATAGCTTACATCCACATCAATCATTAACCAAAGgatgtagagatttagatagagtTTGAAATATTCATAGCATATGTTGTATCACAAACCAAACCGTGTCATGAATCATTAACAGAAGGATTAATTTCGCCGTGTAAAATGGGAAAACTTGTGGACgtgtagaaaaatttaaaaagaaaTATCATTGACTCGACCCACTTTCTTTGTCTATTCTATAAAAGAATAACCAAAGAAAAAAATCCACTTAAATCACTTTCATTTCACTTTCGTTTACTTGATCAAACGAATGTACACAATGTTCCAAAGAAATTTATCAGATGTCACTTTTAtgatttttgataaatatttgaaatgtcacACACGTTGTTGGAAGATGTACATGCAGTGGTTGTTTTCATAGCTTACATCCACATCAATTATTAACCAAAAGATGTAAAGATTTAAAGAGAGTTTGAAATAGTCGTAACCATGCCAAAAGTTCATCCTTAGGTATGAAGTTTGCATATGCTCACCATCACATGGATTGAATTATTGGACTCAATATTCCAACCTACTAATTAACTTTATTTTTTGAGATTGTAAGACCAACGACCTACGTATGCTAAAAGAAATAACGCAAATGTAATTGTAAtgattatattatgtatatattattattattaatttagatttaaGTATATTGGATCAATCAAGGAGATATATTGACCCATCAACTTGGATCGATCTAGAAGGGATCATGTATTTCTTAGAACTTTTAACTAATATTTACGTGATTGAATTACGCTATAATTTGGGTTGTGAAAATGTGACAATATTTGTATTATGATATTGTTATTTAGGACGTTCGCGGAGGGCAGAATAGAGTGAAATCTTTTACATAAAAAAGAAGAGTTTATTATAGAAAAGCAATGACGAGTGCCTCGACAACCGAAAGCTTGGCAAAGCAATTCTGCATGGAAGATTGGCAGCAAAAGAACACCATACATGTTTGTCGAAAAATACTCGTCCCTTATGTACTACTTTATAAGCAGAGAACACATATCTCGATGAACTAAGCTTTTGAGGTAAGAGAAGGAAGGTAGCATCGAAGAGGAATCCATATAAGTCCTACAAAAACTAGAATCATGTGACCTGCGTCTCATGAAAAGAAAATATACGCAATCATGTGTTTCTATTGAAAGTTGCATGATGTTGTTGTATTTGAGTTCACTTCCTTTTATGAAGAGCCACAAGTGATCTTCGAGGAGTAATGCATCAAAATAAATACCTGGTTCCTGAAAGATGATTATTCGAGAGATCCACTGTCCGAAGAGATCTAAGATGAGATAATTGAGGAATGCTACCAGTAAAGACAGTCGAGTGTAGGTTGAGAGTTCTCGAGTATGGCAGGCTTTCTCCGATCCAATGTGGTATACTGTCGACAAAGGCGAAATCAAGAGTAACCAATTCGATAAAATTTCTAGAGGGATTTGCCCCATAAAATTATTATAGTTCAGATGTAGTGGCTTTAGACTTTGTAAATTGTTGAGGGAGTCGAGAATTCCTCCTTGTA
This Musa acuminata AAA Group cultivar baxijiao chromosome BXJ1-2, Cavendish_Baxijiao_AAA, whole genome shotgun sequence DNA region includes the following protein-coding sequences:
- the LOC103976230 gene encoding probable LRR receptor-like serine/threonine-protein kinase At1g51860, with the protein product MAGYSCKPVHKMRSLIFLGFLAVALQVNAQQGFVSIDCGMDGSTSYNDTVTGITYEPDAEYIDSGVNYKINKTSLETAIPVQAETLRAFPDGDRNCYTIDGIIQGDKYLIRGLFFHGNYDGLTSVAFELHLGMNFWQLVNITEPSDPIWREIITVAQDISFSVCLVNINSGTPFISALELRHIGSTDVYKDVNQTNSLVLYARVNTGDAAQDIRYPDDAYDRIWQLYITPTVWADINSSLPIQTSPGDAFQVPAVVMATAVTPADDTYLKFYVRADTGVVYYVYMHFAEFDALSQTENRTFDVLVNDELKVSSFKPEYLLSTHISLSVTSALGTEVTYNFTLNSTSGSSFPPILNAIEVYSVLPLQ